A part of Lacinutrix sp. 5H-3-7-4 genomic DNA contains:
- a CDS encoding DUF2797 domain-containing protein codes for MTYQGVLTKMTTELGSPIQYYLIFENDFINMNQLLNKELKLQFIKHQCLNCKNDRPIYRQGFCKTCFFDIPQAADWIMRPELSKAHLDQEDRDLVYEKKVQLQPHIVYLANSSNIKVGVTRKTQVPTRWIDQGAHEAIEIVEVPNRYLAGITEVALKDHVGDKTNWRTMLKNDIVDENLVDWRNNLKQYIPDEALEYFIENNTETNLEFPVLQYPKKPKSLKIEKAQSYTGVLKGIKGQYLIFEDDTVCNIRGNEGSYISLEI; via the coding sequence ATGACCTACCAAGGTGTTTTAACAAAAATGACGACAGAGCTCGGCAGTCCAATACAATATTATTTAATATTTGAGAATGATTTTATAAACATGAATCAATTGCTCAATAAAGAATTAAAGCTTCAATTTATTAAACATCAATGTTTAAACTGTAAAAATGATAGGCCTATTTATAGGCAAGGGTTTTGTAAAACTTGTTTTTTCGATATTCCTCAAGCTGCAGATTGGATTATGAGACCAGAGCTTAGTAAAGCTCATTTAGATCAAGAAGATCGTGATTTAGTGTACGAAAAGAAAGTGCAGCTGCAACCACATATAGTTTATTTAGCGAATTCAAGTAATATAAAAGTTGGAGTAACGCGTAAAACGCAAGTTCCTACACGATGGATAGATCAAGGCGCACATGAGGCTATAGAAATCGTTGAGGTGCCTAATCGTTATTTAGCTGGTATTACAGAAGTTGCTTTAAAAGATCATGTTGGTGATAAAACCAATTGGAGAACAATGCTAAAAAATGATATAGTTGATGAAAACTTAGTAGATTGGCGCAACAATTTAAAGCAATATATTCCAGATGAAGCTTTAGAGTATTTTATTGAAAATAATACAGAAACCAATTTAGAGTTTCCTGTGTTGCAATATCCTAAAAAACCAAAAAGCTTAAAAATAGAAAAAGCGCAAAGTTATACTGGTGTTTTAAAAGGAATAAAGGGACAGTATCTAATTTTTGAAGATGATACAGTTTGTAATATTAGAGGTAATGAAGGAAGTTATATTTCTTTAGAAATATAA
- the rpsU gene encoding 30S ribosomal protein S21 produces the protein MLRIEIKDGENIERALKRYKRKHRNIKVMQNLRENQFFTKPSVVRRRQIQKASYIQGLRDAENV, from the coding sequence ATGTTAAGAATAGAAATTAAAGACGGAGAAAATATAGAAAGAGCGTTAAAACGTTACAAAAGAAAGCACCGTAACATTAAAGTAATGCAAAACTTAAGAGAGAACCAATTCTTTACTAAGCCTTCTGTTGTTCGTCGTCGTCAAATTCAAAAAGCATCTTACATCCAAGGATTAAGAGACGCTGAAAACGTATAA